CCTGGATGCCTGCTTTGAAGGGAAGAAAATCCTGGGCTTCAAAGGTCTCAAGGGGGCGGCTGTCCCGGGAGAAATCCTTATGGGTATCAGCGCCGGGGCCATAGCCTGGAAAATGCTTGAGCACAGAGCCCATGCCGTCTGAGTCCATGGCGCTTACTGTGGCTTTTGCGTAGTCGGCCGTGGTGGCTGCGTCTCTTCCGGTGGTCCGGGAGTAGATGTAGTCCGCGGGATTCTGTGAAATGTCACAGACCGGGGCGAAATTGACGTTGATGCCCAGGGATTTAAGCAGCGCGTCCTTTTCATGAGCGTCAGCGGTGACAGCGTCCATGCCGCCGTTTTGCAGCAGAGTCTGGGGAGATGGGAAGATCTCGGCCCGGAGCGCGGGGTTACCGCTGACACGCACCACGTCGCCGCCCTCCTCGTCGACTCCAACCAGCATGGGAATCTTCGCCGCGTCCTGGCAGGCGTTGATTTCAGCCCGGATTTGGTCGGGGTTTTTATCCTTAAAGTCGCGCCCGAAAAGGATGGTGCCCCCAAACTGCCAGGTTTTTTCGTCCTCGGGGGCGGCAGGGCCAGAATAGCGGGCAAAGAACATCTGCCCCACCTTTTCCTCAAGGCTCATGCCGGCCAGGAGCTTATCTGCCCGCAGGCTGTAAAAGGCTTTCTCCGCCGCGTCTGAAGTCGTCAGGACTTCCAGCTTTCTGGCGGGGAGAGGGGTGTCCCCGGCCTGGAGGCTCTCGGGATCGGTGCCGGTTTTTAACGTGATTTTGACCTCTGCGCCAGTTTCGGGCAGGCGGTCCTGCGGGAGCCCGGTAAGGTCAAAAACGCTAGTCACAGGCTCCTGGGCGTCCTCAGCCCGGTAAAGGAGGGTGAGGGTGGCGTCATCGCTTTTCAGCACATAGCCTGTAAAGGTGACTGGGGAAAAGAGCTGGGACAGGGTGAGGGCCGGCGAGCAGCCTGTGATCAGGAGCCCGGAGGCGGATATGATTAAAAAGAGTGTTAAAAGTCGTTTCATGAATGTTTCCTTCTGCAAAATTTACCCCCTGTTTCAGGGACGGGTCTATTGTACCATATTCTCGTTGAAATGGGGGTCTTTATTTTGGTAAGGTGGGTACGGTTGCTGTAAAAATAAAAGTGGCGCCGCCCAAGACTGTGCCTTTTATCCAGATAAGAAAAAAGGTCCAGGCGCAAGCTGGGAGCAAGAGCGACCAGCGCTCTCAGTGCTACTGCGAAGCGGTAGCACCCTAAGAGGGACCTGGTCACGTCAAGGAAAACAGATGATCCACGGTTTGTTATGATTCGTATTTCATACGAAACAAACCGATAACATCTGCGAAACCGATTCACACCATACCCCTTCGGGGCACGCGAATCAAAGATTTGGGTTCTCTGGTTCCCGCAGGACGCTTTTTTTTCTTAGGTAAAAGGCTTCGTCTCTTGAGTTTTATAACGTTTTAACACTTCTTGTAAAAATGGTCTGCGATTAAAGAAGGCCTCCGCACAGCTTTGCGGGGGCCTTCGCTTTTAGGAGATGTTTCAGCAGGAGGTAATCCTATCCGCGGCCCACTTCGGTGTTGTCATGTTTTCGGTCGCGGAGTGCTTTTACGGGGGATTCCTTGTCTTCATAGCGGTAATCCTCGCCGTTTTTGTCAATGTATTTTTCAATGACTTCATGGGACGGCACATAGTCGCCGTTGACCATTTCCTGGTATTTAAAGAAGCGGTAATCCTTGGGCAGTTTGCTGCTGTCTTCATAATCTTCGCCCTTTTTACCCAGGTTCGCCTGTTTGGCGAGGACGTCGCGGACGTATTCTTTATTGGAGGTCAGGTGCAGAAGCTTCGGGAAGTGCCCGTCGACGACCTCGTTCCATTCTTTCTTTTCATATTTTTTCAGAAGCTCGGCGGCCTTGTGTAAATGGCCGATTTCCTTCTGAAGCTGTTCTTCCCACAACAGCTTGATGATCTCATTCTTTTCTTCACGGTAGAAGGAGTAGTACAGATAGGCTTCAACATAGTCGTGAAGCAGCAGATTTTCCAGCCAGGTACAGTTGGGGTCCAGCAGGCCGCCGTAGTGGGTGACATGCTGTTCTTCAACCATACCGATTTCAAGGTAGAGGCTGCGGCCCAGACCGTCCGGATAACGGTTGCCCACGTTCATGTAAAAGTTCATGGTCTGCTGTTCGCCGGCGACGATGATCATGGTGTTGAGCTTGGTCTGAATGTCGGCGGTCTTGGAGTCGATGGGGCGGTTGACGGTGTCAAAGGGATGTCTGTGATGGGCGATGGTGGGGCGGCCAGGCATGATTTCGGTATAGCCTCCGACCAGCTCCTCGGCCTTGATGCCCTTGTCCATTTCCAGCAGGTCGGCATAGCGGTACAGGTGGTCAAAATCTTCCAGCAGGGCAAAGTCCATGGCCTGCTTCACATAGTCGTCCGGTTCATTCTGCGCCAGCCAGGCGGTCAGGTCAACGGCCAGCTGTTCATAGCCGATGGCCATTTCCAGAACAGATTCATCAGCCGGCGGCAGCCAGTTGATCATTTTCTGCTGCTGCTGTTCAATACGGCGTGTCATGGCCAGTTCCCGGCGCAGATCGTTATCCGTGCAGTTGCGGTGGAACTGGTGGGCAAACAGAGCTGCCTCCACTTCGATTCCGTTCATCAGGATGATACGCGTCTTGGTGTAGGGGTCAATCTGATCTTTTGCGTAGGGAATCGGTGTCAGTTTCTTCCAGTCTTCGGCCTGCTTTTCAACAGGAATACCTTTTTCGTCAAATGGGTTAAAGCTACTCATAAAGAAAACTCCTTTTCTGGTGATTATTTAAAATGAATTCAATTATTACTTACCCATCATTTTTTTGGATGTAACGCAGGAAGTAAAGGTTTAAAGCAACTTTTAAGGAGAAAATTCACTAAAATGAAATGGTGGGACGATTAAAAAGAAAAGGCAAATCTCATACTTTTAGCGAGAGTTTGCAAAGCAAGGCAACTCTGTTTGTATAGCGAAAACATAAAAGGAAAAGTTGTTTTTAACATTAAAGACAGACACAGGGTAAAGAAAAAGCACTTCCCGTTTTGGAGAAATGCTTTTTATCGAATGGTTTAAGCTGAACCTCAGCGTTTCTGATGGGCGGCCAGAAGCAGTGCCATGGCGACGCTGTTGAGCTTGGCCTCGGCCGTGTCGGCGCGGGAGGTCAGGACGGCGGGTTTTGCGGTGCCCATGACAACTGCGCCGCTCTTGGCGCCTGCCAGATAGGTCATGGTCTTCCAGAAGATGTTGCCTGCCTGGAGGTTGGGCATGAGCAGTACGTCGGCCTTGCCGGCCACAGGGCTTGTGATGCCCTTGTGCTCAACGGACATTTCGGAGATGGAAAGGTCCATGGACAGGGGGCCGTCGATGATACAGCCCTTGATCTGGCCGCGTTCATTCATCTTTGAGAGCACTGCCGCGTCATAGCCATCAGGCATGTTGGCGTTGACGGTTTCAACGGCGCTCAGGCAGGAAATTTTCGGCATCTCACAGCCCAGGGCATTGGCCAGGGTGGTGGCGTTGCCAATCATCTCGACTTTATCCTCAAGGGTAGGGGACACGATCATGCCGCAGTCTGTTGCCAGGAAAACCCGGCCCAGCGCGGTGGCTTCAAAGGCGGTAACGGCATTTAAGAGTTTGCCGGTCCGCAGTCCGTGCTCCTTGTTCAGAATGGCTTTCAGGTAGGTTTTGGTCTGGAGCAGGCCTTTCATGACAATGTCGGCCGCGTCGTTGCGGGCCAGCCCGACTGCCACGTTGGCTGCCTGGTTTTCGTCCTTTATGTCAACCACTGTGTTTTCTTCCAGATTGCATCCGGTTTCCTTGGCAAAATACTCGATTTTGGCCGCGTCGCCCACCAGAATGGCGGTTCCGAAGCCATAGTCATTCATCATTTTAACCGTCTGTAAAACAGGCAGGTCGCCGGCAGCGGCAACGGCCACAACGGCTTTTTTGGTCTGGGCCTGTTTGATCAGCTGGTCACGCATTTCCTTGAAATGGTACATATTGTCCCCTCGCTTTCTAAAATAACCTCTTATAACTAGTATACAATATAATTATACTGTTCTAACACTCAGCCAACAAGGAAAAGAAAGGATAGAAAATTGTGTTCAGGAGTAAAATATAACCATTATAAACGAGAAAAGGTAAAAAATTGTTCCTTAAAGAGGCAAAATTTTAAAGGCTTTCATTGACAGCCTGATTAGGGGCTGTTATGATGAGAGAAAAGAAATTTTAATCCTGAAACAGGAAAAAGGAAGCAGTAAGATGAAAAAATTTTGTTGTCTGTTCATGCTAGTGGTCCTGATTTTTACCCTGTCGGCCTGCGGCCCGTCAGAGCAGAGTGACCCGCATACTGAAAAGCTGGCAAACGCGGAGGCGTTCCAAAATGAAGGCGGCCTGGATTTTACCTTTGACAGCCTGCCGGAAAATATGGGAGCTGCCCGTTACTCGGTGGTGGACGGGGCAGTGGCTCAGGTGCAGTTCATCCGCGACAACCGGACTTATATTGTCAGAAAGGCCCATTATTCACGGTCTGCGGATATCAGCGGGGTCTACACAAGCTTCAGCGATCAGGCGGTGTTCCTGCAGAAAGGGGATATTCTCACCAATACAGGCACCATTGACGTCTACTTTACCCCAGTCAACAAGGATGCGGGCGAGGCGCTGGCCTGCTGGGTAACACCAGATGATTTTGCCTATTCGGTCTATTGTCCTGAGAATGTCGGCGTTAAGGATCTGAAGGCGCTGGAGGGCGTCTGCCAGGCGGTGTCCTGAGGTTCAATTTTTAAAATTTGGGTAATCCTTAATCAATACGATTAAGGAGAAACGCATGCAAAAAGGACGTTTAGAAGCCTACACCGACGCGGTGCTGGCCATTTTAATGACAATTTTAATCTTGGGAATAAAAATTCCGGATGAGCCTACCTTTGAGGCGCTTTTTAAAATAAAGGAGCAGCTTTTTGCCTATATCCTCAGCTTTCTGCTCTTTACGGTTTACTGGAACAATCATCACCATATGTTCCAGCTCGCAGAGAAGATCAATGGAAAAGTCATGTGGGCCAACTCCTTCTGGCTCTTTTTCCTGTCCCTGATTCCAGCAGCCACCAACTGGGTGGGGACCTTTATGGGCGGCTTTGCGCCGGAGATCACCTACGGCGTGCTTTTTATGCTCGTCAGTATTTCCTATTTTCTCCTGAACCATATCCTGGCAGCGGCAGGCGGCGTGGACTCAGCGGTCTACAAGGCCATCGAGCATGACCGGAAGGTCCCGATCACCCTGGTGATCAACGTCATCTCATTGGGGCTTGCCTTTATCAATCCTGTGCTCACCCTTGTGGGCTGCTATGTGGTTATTTTTATCTGGTTTATTCCCAACCGGCGGGTGGAAAAGTTTTTTTAAAACAGAAAGCCTGTCCTCAAAAGACTCAAAACCTTAAACAGCAGGGTTTTGAGTCTTTTGAGCATAAGGGGCGGTGTGTTAATAAATTTCAGCAGTCAGCTTTTGTCTGAGCGTTAGGACGCCCTGACGGTGAACTGGCTGTTGTACAGGTCGGCGTAAAAGCCGTTTTTTGAAAGAAGCCCCTGGTGAGTGCCCTGTTCCACGATGGTCCCGTTCTGCATCACAAGAATGTGGTCAGCGTCGATGATGGTGGACAGGCGGTGGGCGATGACAAAGCTGGTGCGCCCTTTCATCAGGTGGTCCATGGCCTTCTGGATTTCGAGCTCGGTCCGCGTATCGACGCTGGAGGTCGCCTCATCCAGGATCAAGATGGCCGGGTCCGCCAGAATGGCCCGGGCGATGGTCAGCAGCTGCTTTTGCCCCTGTGAGATATTCGAGGCTTCATCGTTCAGGATGGTCTGGTAGCCATTTGGCAGGGTGCGGATAAAGTGGTCTGCCCTGGCGGCCCTGGCAGCGCTCACAATCTCCTCTTTGGTGGCGGCGCCCCGCCCGTAGGCGATATTATCCTCGAGGGTCCCGCCAAAAAGCCAGGTATCCTGGAGCACCATGCCAAACTGTGAACGCAGGTCGCCCCGGCGCAGATCGCGGATGTCAATGCCGTCGATCAGGATGCGGCCGCCGTCCAGCTCGTAAAAGCGCATGAGCAGATTGATCAGCGTGGTTTTGCCCGCGCCGGTCGGGCCGACAACCGCAATCTTTTCCCCGGCCTTTACATCAATGCTGATATCCTTCATCAGCAGACGGTTTGGGCTGTAGCCAAAACGGACATGTTCAAACTGGACATCGCCTTTGGGATCGGTGAGTGATTTAGCCGGAGAGATGTCGGGCACCTCATCCTCCTCATCCAGCACCTCAAAGACACGTTCGGCCGAGGCGATGGCAGCCTGCATGGAGTTAAAGATATAAGCTGCCTCGGTAATCGGCTCAGAGGCCTGGTTGACATACTGGAAGAAAGCCTGGATAACCCCAAGGGACAGCCGTCCCTGGATGACGAAGAACGCGCCGAGGACCGCGATCAGCACATAGCCGATCTGGTTCATGAGGCGGATCAGCGGGTTGACCGCGAAGGTGATGAACTGGGCATTGCGGCTGGCTGTGTAGAGGCGCTCATTGACCTCCTCAACGGTTTGGGTGGAGGCGTCCTCGCGGTTAAAGGCCTTAATGACCACCTGTCCTGTGAAGAATTCCTCGATATGGCCGTTTAATTCGCCGAGGGTTTTCTGGTTTCGGGCAAAGCAGTGCTGGCTGCGGCGGGCCACCAGAGCGGTAATGACCATACCGATAATGATCATCACAAAGGCGATCAGCGTCAGCAACGGACTGATGGACAGCATCAGGATCACCGCGCCGATAATGGTGACCACTGTGATGATAAACTGCATCAGCCCCTCCTGGAGCGTGTCCGCGACTTTTTCAAGGTCGTTGGTGGTACGGCTCAGGATATCGCCTTTTTTATGGTTGTCAAAATATTTCAGGGGCATCCGCGCAAGCTTGGCGCTCAGGGACTCCCGCAGAGTCAGGGTCAGCTTCTGGGATACGCTGGCCATAAGGTATTGCTGCAGATAATTAAAGGCAGCGCTGAGAACATATAAGCCCAGCAGCAGCCCCAGTATCTGGCCCATGGCGCCAAAATTAATGGTGAAAGTGGTGCCGGTTTCAACGGCGTGCCGGACGCTGTCAAAAATCTGGTTGATGGCCTGGCCGATTACCATAGGGGCAGCCAGGGTAAAAGTACAGCTGAAAATGACAGAGATAATGACAATGATCAGCTTTCCCTTTTGTTCCAGGAGCTTTGAAAAAAGCCGTTTGGCTGTCTTTCCGGCATAGCGCGCCTTCTCGGCAGACATGCCGCCATCAAAGGAGAGGACTTCGGTTTCCTGATGTTCACTCATGCTAATTCCTCCTTACTTAACTGTGATTCCGCGATTTCACGGTAGACCGGACAGTTTTCGAGCAGCTCGCGGTGGGTGCCCTTTCCGGCAATGATGCCGTTGTCCAGCACAATAATCTGGTCTGCGTCCACAATGGAGCTGACCCGTTGTGCCACCACAATGATGGCAGCGCCGTGCACTTCGGCCTTTAAAGCGGCACGGAGGTTGGCGTCAGTCTTAAAATCCAGCGCGGAAAAGCTATCGTCAAAGATATAGACATCCGCTTTTTTTACGAGAGCCCGGGCAATGGCGAGTCTTTGCTTCTGCCCGCCGGAGAAGTTGTTGCCTCCCTGGGCCACACGTGTCTCGTAGCCGTACTTCAAATCGCCGATAAAGGCGTCAGCCTGGGCGATACGGGCTGCCCGGCGCAGTTCATCCATGGTGGCGTCTTCTTTCCCGTAGCGCAGGTTGTCGGCAATGGTGCCGGAGAATAGAAAGGCCTTTTGGGGGACAAAGCCGATCTTATCCCGGAGGGCTTTCTGGGACAGGGTTTTAATATCTACCCCGTCGATGGCGATGGTGCCGGCCTGGATATCATAGAAACGGGGGATCAGGCTGGCGATGGTTGATTTACCCGAGCCGGTGCCGCCGATGATCGCAGTGGTTTCCCCAGCCCTGCAGCTGAAATTCAGATCACTTAAGACAGGCTCCTCCGCGCCCTGATAGCAAAAGGTCACATGGTGGAAAGCCAGCTTTTCTTCAGAAAGCATGGCGGTCAGCTCGGCCGGAGCGTCAGCGATCTCAGGATCGAGATCCAGAACTTCAGAGATACGCTTTGCGCAGGCTTCAGCCCTCGGGATCATGGTAAAGACCATCACAGCCATGACCAGGTAAAACAGGATAAGCATGGCGTATTCGATCACGGCCATAATATCGCCGATTTCCATGGCGCCCTGTCCGATCTGTATGCCTCCGAACCAGATGATGGCCAGGGTACAGAGGTTTAAGAGCATCAGGACCAGAGGCATGGCAACAGCGAAGATTTTGTTGATGCGGATTGCGGTCTGTGCGTAATCCTCAAAGGAGGTGTTGACACGCCTGCGCTCAAAATCGGTCCGGTTGAAGGCGCGGATCACCCGAACCCCGGTAATGTACTCCCGCATAAAGCGGTTGATCTTATCCATTCCGGTCTGCAGGAGGCCGAACAGGGGCATGGTCTTGCGCTCAATGATGACCGCCAGAATCATGAACAAGGCCATGGTCACTACGATAATGCCGCCCATAAAGGCATTTTTGGAAAAGGCCAGGATCAGGCCTGCGATGGCCATGATCGGGGCAGGCAGCATCATCTGAAGCACCATGATCAGAGCCTGCTGAATCTGATTGACGTCACTGGTGTTGCGTGTGATCATGGACGCGGTGCCTATGCTGTTAAAATCGTTGATGGAGAAGCGCTGGGCCTTTCTGAACAGCGCGTTTCGGATATCCCGCCCGGTGCCGGACGAGAGAATGGCCGAGAACCAGGTGCCTAAGATAGCAAAGACCCCGGTCAATACGGCAAAAAGCAGCATGATGCCGCCGGTTCTGATGATATAGGGGATATCCCCATAGACGATACCGTTGTTGACGATATCTGCCGTGAGGGTGGGGATATAGAGGGTTCCCAGTGTCTGCAGAAACAACAGCACAACGACAAGGATGAGTGTTTTACGATATGGAATTATAAATTTGAATAATCGAGTCATTTTATCTCCTTCCCATAGGTATTGTACTCCGGTTTGATGTATGTTACTATAAACTGTAGAGTAACTGTACAGTCAAGCAGAAAGATGAAAAAAATTAGGTTTAAGGAAGGCTAAAGCATGGAAAACAAGGGAATGCTGACCATCAGCGAATTTGGAAAGCTTGCAGGTGTCAGCCGAAAAACACTGATATACTATGATAAAATCGGCCTTTTCTGTCCCGAGGCAGTGGATACTGAAAGCGGATACCGCTATTATTCTTATCCGCAGCTGGATGTTATCAGTGCGATTTATGCCCTGAAAGAAATTGGGACGCCCTTAAAAGCGATCAAGATTTATCTGGATGAGAGAACCCCTGAAAGGCTGGTGGCGCTCTTTGAGGAGCGAAAGGCCAAGATTGACGCGGAGATCCGCAGCCTCAAGAGGATCAGCGATATGATGGGGTCCAGAATCGAGATGACCCGCGCCAGCAGTACCATTGACACGGAACGGATCTCCGTAGAATATATGCCGGCTGAGCGTATTTTTATCAGCCCGGACATCTCAAACGTCGATGATG
The DNA window shown above is from Eubacterium limosum and carries:
- a CDS encoding glycoside hydrolase family 3 protein — translated: MKRLLTLFLIISASGLLITGCSPALTLSQLFSPVTFTGYVLKSDDATLTLLYRAEDAQEPVTSVFDLTGLPQDRLPETGAEVKITLKTGTDPESLQAGDTPLPARKLEVLTTSDAAEKAFYSLRADKLLAGMSLEEKVGQMFFARYSGPAAPEDEKTWQFGGTILFGRDFKDKNPDQIRAEINACQDAAKIPMLVGVDEEGGDVVRVSGNPALRAEIFPSPQTLLQNGGMDAVTADAHEKDALLKSLGINVNFAPVCDISQNPADYIYSRTTGRDAATTADYAKATVSAMDSDGMGSVLKHFPGYGPGADTHKDFSRDSRPLETFEAQDFLPFKAGIQAGAGSVLVNHNVIEAMDPDHPASLSPKVHEVLRDTLSFDGVILTDDLDMEAITKAYGADTAAVQAVAAGNDMILSSRYTIEIPAVIEAVKNKTLSEDQINASVKRVLAWKMDLGLIEN
- a CDS encoding bifunctional enoyl-CoA hydratase/phosphate acetyltransferase — its product is MYHFKEMRDQLIKQAQTKKAVVAVAAAGDLPVLQTVKMMNDYGFGTAILVGDAAKIEYFAKETGCNLEENTVVDIKDENQAANVAVGLARNDAADIVMKGLLQTKTYLKAILNKEHGLRTGKLLNAVTAFEATALGRVFLATDCGMIVSPTLEDKVEMIGNATTLANALGCEMPKISCLSAVETVNANMPDGYDAAVLSKMNERGQIKGCIIDGPLSMDLSISEMSVEHKGITSPVAGKADVLLMPNLQAGNIFWKTMTYLAGAKSGAVVMGTAKPAVLTSRADTAEAKLNSVAMALLLAAHQKR
- a CDS encoding TMEM175 family protein — translated: MQKGRLEAYTDAVLAILMTILILGIKIPDEPTFEALFKIKEQLFAYILSFLLFTVYWNNHHHMFQLAEKINGKVMWANSFWLFFLSLIPAATNWVGTFMGGFAPEITYGVLFMLVSISYFLLNHILAAAGGVDSAVYKAIEHDRKVPITLVINVISLGLAFINPVLTLVGCYVVIFIWFIPNRRVEKFF
- a CDS encoding ABC transporter ATP-binding protein; translated protein: MSEHQETEVLSFDGGMSAEKARYAGKTAKRLFSKLLEQKGKLIIVIISVIFSCTFTLAAPMVIGQAINQIFDSVRHAVETGTTFTINFGAMGQILGLLLGLYVLSAAFNYLQQYLMASVSQKLTLTLRESLSAKLARMPLKYFDNHKKGDILSRTTNDLEKVADTLQEGLMQFIITVVTIIGAVILMLSISPLLTLIAFVMIIIGMVITALVARRSQHCFARNQKTLGELNGHIEEFFTGQVVIKAFNREDASTQTVEEVNERLYTASRNAQFITFAVNPLIRLMNQIGYVLIAVLGAFFVIQGRLSLGVIQAFFQYVNQASEPITEAAYIFNSMQAAIASAERVFEVLDEEDEVPDISPAKSLTDPKGDVQFEHVRFGYSPNRLLMKDISIDVKAGEKIAVVGPTGAGKTTLINLLMRFYELDGGRILIDGIDIRDLRRGDLRSQFGMVLQDTWLFGGTLEDNIAYGRGAATKEEIVSAARAARADHFIRTLPNGYQTILNDEASNISQGQKQLLTIARAILADPAILILDEATSSVDTRTELEIQKAMDHLMKGRTSFVIAHRLSTIIDADHILVMQNGTIVEQGTHQGLLSKNGFYADLYNSQFTVRAS
- a CDS encoding ABC transporter ATP-binding protein produces the protein MTRLFKFIIPYRKTLILVVVLLFLQTLGTLYIPTLTADIVNNGIVYGDIPYIIRTGGIMLLFAVLTGVFAILGTWFSAILSSGTGRDIRNALFRKAQRFSINDFNSIGTASMITRNTSDVNQIQQALIMVLQMMLPAPIMAIAGLILAFSKNAFMGGIIVVTMALFMILAVIIERKTMPLFGLLQTGMDKINRFMREYITGVRVIRAFNRTDFERRRVNTSFEDYAQTAIRINKIFAVAMPLVLMLLNLCTLAIIWFGGIQIGQGAMEIGDIMAVIEYAMLILFYLVMAVMVFTMIPRAEACAKRISEVLDLDPEIADAPAELTAMLSEEKLAFHHVTFCYQGAEEPVLSDLNFSCRAGETTAIIGGTGSGKSTIASLIPRFYDIQAGTIAIDGVDIKTLSQKALRDKIGFVPQKAFLFSGTIADNLRYGKEDATMDELRRAARIAQADAFIGDLKYGYETRVAQGGNNFSGGQKQRLAIARALVKKADVYIFDDSFSALDFKTDANLRAALKAEVHGAAIIVVAQRVSSIVDADQIIVLDNGIIAGKGTHRELLENCPVYREIAESQLSKEELA
- a CDS encoding MerR family transcriptional regulator, which produces MENKGMLTISEFGKLAGVSRKTLIYYDKIGLFCPEAVDTESGYRYYSYPQLDVISAIYALKEIGTPLKAIKIYLDERTPERLVALFEERKAKIDAEIRSLKRISDMMGSRIEMTRASSTIDTERISVEYMPAERIFISPDISNVDDESIWDVIQEFYEYCALYNISYGYPVGDIVSMESLLKGEWHFPTWYFARLDEPMALPHIGLKPAGYYAVGYIYGNYDSVDELYERINAYIEENSLAIDGCGYRESILDEIAVRNPDDYLFKVSVKVEKPPEEDKK